In the Wenzhouxiangella sp. XN24 genome, one interval contains:
- a CDS encoding LemA family protein, which yields MEFWILIAVLAAVVLWAIATYNKLVNLRNAVKNAFAQIDVQLTRRYDLIPNLVEAVKGYMKHERETLEAVIAARTRAVSGLQAAAAHPESAAAIAELSGADSALSSALGRLFALSESYPDLKADRNMMQLQEELTSTENRVAFARQAFNDSVMQYNNTRENFPNNLVANSFNFDPAAFLEIESEEKRQVPQVTF from the coding sequence ATGGAGTTCTGGATTCTGATTGCAGTGCTTGCCGCCGTCGTGCTCTGGGCGATCGCGACCTATAACAAGCTCGTCAACCTGCGAAACGCGGTGAAGAACGCCTTCGCGCAGATCGATGTCCAGCTGACGCGGCGCTACGACCTGATCCCCAACCTCGTGGAAGCGGTCAAGGGCTACATGAAGCACGAGCGCGAGACGCTCGAAGCGGTCATCGCCGCCCGCACGCGAGCCGTCTCCGGCCTGCAGGCCGCGGCCGCTCATCCCGAGAGCGCGGCCGCGATCGCGGAGCTGTCGGGTGCGGACTCCGCTCTCTCGTCGGCACTGGGCCGCCTGTTCGCCCTGTCCGAGTCCTATCCGGACCTGAAGGCCGATCGCAACATGATGCAGCTGCAGGAAGAACTCACGAGCACGGAGAACCGCGTGGCGTTCGCGCGCCAGGCGTTCAACGACAGCGTCATGCAGTACAACAACACCCGGGAGAATTTCCCGAACAACCTCGTCGCGAACTCCTTCAACTTCGACCCCGCTGCATTCCTGGAGATCGAGTCCGAAGAGAAACGGCAGGTGCCGCAGGTCACCTTTTGA
- a CDS encoding M48 family metallopeptidase: MDFFGRQAAARGRSRWLLGAFTIAAGAVALSVAAVLTLLFGAANTPPGQLPRTALDPAVFVVAAMATAAFIGIASLWRLRSLRSGGGAVAVSLGGERVTGLEQDPLKRRLHNVVEEMAIAAGLPVPEVYVLENEPGINAFAAGLHPSNAAVAVTRGALERLARDELQGVIGHEFSHILNGDMRLNARLMGYVFGLVAVSMTGRLLLRGAALGGGRRRGPGGRGGASGAGAALLAAGLAIVVLGSIGVLAGRILQAAVSRQREVLADASAVQFTRNPEGLANALKRIAASPLSSAVRAVRREEIGHMLFATGRRSLAGLLATHPPVAARIRALDPHWRPGDPPPPAPPPPVTSPAPTAPSPVAPELATASIGQVDLAMGQHLLALMPDALHAAVLEPEGAAVTALALLLDADAGLRARQLALLDTRLGAVVAARVGDTWDAIEEITPTLRLALLDLSSPALQHLPEARRDDLVHLAQRLVELDGVVSPYEATLAAALESRLSRASTAHADADGALAMLALLASAGHEDQAAAAAAWRHGVTKLAAGGFTLPSPEPSFAAVLPGAGAKTAAHARRLAAMDPALRRLLVAALAEVAAHDGRIHPRELQLLRNAATALDCPMPPLADQRADSTR; the protein is encoded by the coding sequence ATGGACTTCTTCGGCAGGCAAGCGGCGGCACGCGGGCGTTCGCGCTGGCTGCTGGGGGCGTTCACCATCGCGGCCGGTGCCGTGGCGCTGTCGGTCGCGGCGGTGCTGACACTCCTGTTCGGTGCTGCCAACACGCCCCCGGGGCAACTGCCGCGCACCGCGCTCGATCCCGCGGTGTTCGTCGTCGCGGCCATGGCCACGGCCGCATTCATCGGCATCGCTTCCCTCTGGCGTCTGCGCAGCCTGCGCAGCGGCGGGGGCGCCGTGGCCGTCTCGCTGGGCGGGGAACGCGTCACCGGCCTCGAGCAGGATCCGCTCAAGCGCCGCCTGCACAACGTGGTCGAGGAAATGGCGATCGCCGCCGGACTGCCGGTTCCCGAGGTCTACGTGCTGGAAAACGAGCCCGGCATCAATGCCTTCGCGGCCGGGCTGCACCCTTCCAACGCGGCAGTGGCCGTCACCCGGGGCGCACTCGAACGGCTGGCGCGTGATGAATTGCAAGGCGTGATCGGGCATGAGTTCAGTCACATATTGAATGGTGACATGCGGCTCAATGCCCGTCTCATGGGCTACGTGTTCGGCCTGGTCGCCGTCAGCATGACCGGCCGGCTGCTGTTGCGCGGGGCGGCGCTGGGCGGGGGCCGGCGACGGGGCCCGGGCGGCCGGGGCGGGGCTTCAGGCGCGGGCGCCGCCCTGCTTGCCGCAGGGCTCGCCATCGTGGTGCTCGGCTCGATCGGCGTGCTCGCGGGACGCATCCTCCAGGCCGCCGTGTCACGCCAGCGCGAGGTGCTCGCCGACGCCTCCGCAGTGCAGTTCACCCGCAATCCCGAGGGCCTCGCCAATGCCCTGAAAAGAATCGCGGCATCGCCGTTGTCCTCCGCCGTGCGTGCGGTGCGCCGCGAAGAAATCGGCCACATGCTGTTCGCCACCGGCCGGCGGAGCCTCGCGGGGCTGCTGGCCACCCATCCGCCGGTCGCCGCACGCATCCGCGCCCTGGATCCGCACTGGCGCCCGGGCGACCCGCCACCGCCGGCGCCTCCGCCGCCCGTCACGTCTCCTGCGCCCACCGCCCCGAGCCCTGTCGCGCCGGAGCTTGCGACGGCATCGATCGGCCAGGTCGACCTGGCGATGGGGCAACACCTGCTCGCGCTCATGCCGGATGCACTCCACGCGGCGGTGCTTGAACCGGAGGGCGCAGCCGTCACCGCGCTCGCCCTGCTCCTGGATGCCGACGCCGGTCTGCGAGCCCGACAACTCGCACTGCTCGACACCCGGTTGGGCGCGGTCGTCGCAGCCCGGGTCGGGGACACATGGGACGCGATCGAAGAGATCACGCCGACGCTGCGTCTCGCGCTGCTGGACCTGTCATCGCCCGCGCTGCAGCACCTGCCCGAAGCGCGGCGGGACGATCTCGTCCACCTGGCGCAACGACTCGTCGAACTCGACGGTGTCGTTAGCCCTTACGAGGCCACGCTGGCCGCGGCGCTCGAGTCGCGCCTCTCGAGAGCTTCCACGGCACATGCGGATGCCGATGGCGCACTGGCCATGCTGGCGCTCCTCGCAAGTGCGGGACACGAGGACCAGGCAGCGGCGGCCGCCGCCTGGCGGCATGGGGTGACGAAGCTCGCCGCCGGCGGGTTTACTCTGCCGTCGCCCGAGCCGTCTTTTGCCGCCGTGCTGCCCGGCGCGGGGGCAAAGACCGCCGCGCATGCGCGGCGCCTCGCAGCCATGGATCCGGCGCTGCGCCGCCTGCTGGTGGCGGCACTCGCCGAAGTGGCGGCCCACGACGGCCGCATCCATCCCCGCGAACTGCAGTTGCTGCGCAATGCAGCGACGGCGCTCGATTGCCCCATGCCGCCCCTTGCGGATCAGCGCGCGGACTCGACCCGGTAG